The Flavobacteriales bacterium genome contains the following window.
GCCAGTTGCTTGTTGACCAAGGGGATGGTGAAACAGAGCGGGTCATCATCCAGGGTTTGCCCGTAGATGTAGTTCAACACGGCGTACTCGCTGGTGCGCATGTAATCCCCCTGCGGGTCGATGCAGGTTTGGTCGAACACATTGGCTCCAGGGGCATTCAGTGCACCTTGGAGTGTGCGGATGCTGTGGAAGTCCTGTGCATCCGGGTCAGGATCAGAAGTCACTTTCCTGTCCCAGAAGTCCCGAAGATTACCGGAGTTCGTGTTGCAGAGCATCTGGAAGCCAATGAAGTTCGACTGCCCATTGTACGTGTCAGCGCAAATTCCTTCGCCTATGAACGCCCGCTCAAGTCCACTCGCAGAGTTGCGCCGAACCACATCGTTGTGGTCGCCGCTGTAACCCACCACAATGCCTTCAGTAGCCATGTAAGCGCCGTTCTGTAGGAGAGTGTTGTCCTCGATCCGGAAGCCGTAGCACTTGTACGTGTAAACCCCTCGGTGGAAGTCGAACCAGTATTGCTCATCCGGATTGGTCAACGGCATTTGCGCGACGCTGCCACCCAGCTCGAACGAATTGCGTGTGATGCGCGCGCCCACCACCCCGCTGGCGAACACCCCGCACACGTTGGCGCTGAAGGTGCTACGGTCCACCACGAAGGCGCGGGTGGTAAGGCTGGTGAGGGCGTGTACGCCATGGTCCAAGCCGCTGAAGCTGCTGGGGGTGTAGCTGCCCACAGGGCATTCCTGCCCTTGCTGGATGATGACGTTGCATTTCTCGCGCACCTCGTAGTGCGCATCGAGGCTGTAGATGCCCATGCCCAGTTGGTGGCTGTTGGTTTCGGTGGTGCGCAGGTTACTGAAGGTGCAGCCCAGGAAGGGGATGCCGTCAACGTACCAGAGGTTGGCGTGGTGCTTGAAATCGAAGGCCACGGGATAGTCGCTATCCACGCTGAAGGTAGTGCTGGTGAAGCGGCTGCGGTTGCGCTGTGTTTGGGTGCCTTGTGTATTGATGCCTTGGTAGGGCAGGAAGCGCACGCCGGTCTTGCAGTTCTTAAAGACGCTGTTGCTGCAGATGATGACACCGCCGCTCTTGAGGCCGTTGAAACCCACACCAACACGCTGGCCGGTGAGCGCTCCGATATCGGCCTTTTCCACAAGGGTGTTCTGCAGGATGAACTCGCCTTGATGGTCGGCGTGCGCCCCGCCGAACTGGTGCTGGTTGAAGATGCCCTGCACTTCAACGCCCTGCCACATATAGCCGGGGCACGCGGTGGTAAGCGTACAACCAACGGCGGTGAAGGAGGCGCCGGGTTCGATGATGAGCTTGGCTTGGGGGCCGAAACGGAAGGTGAGTCCTTGCACGTTGATGTGTGCATCGGTCTGCACGCGGAATTCGCCGTTGACGAAGATCTCTGAACCTGCATCGCAGAACAGGTTGTTGCCGGGTTGCCAGTTGTAGTTGCCCGGCGGTATGCTCCAACTGCGGTCGTAGTACTGGGCGCGTTCGTCGCAGCACAAGCCGCCGCTCCACAGACCGGGCGTGGCGAACTGGGTGATGTGTTTGTTCACCATGCGGTACTCAACGGGGTCGGCTCCCACATCATAAGTGGCCACAGAGCCGAGCTGCTGCAGGTTGGGCATCCACACGCCGTTGGCCGGGTCGTCGGGGTTGCTGAATGCGCTGAGGTAGTGGTTGCCGTTGGCATCTGCACTTACCATGTACAAAGCAGGTGGGCCGCCATTGGGGCCTTCGTTGATCTCCAACCGCGAATTGAACAGGCCCTGGCTCACGGCATCGGGCCCGATGGGGATGAACTGGGGCAAACCACCCGGTGGGGCTGTAACATCGAAATAGCCGAGGGCTGAACTGGGAGCCCCGCCGTACTCCTCGTGATCGGACTTTAGGAACCAGAGATATTGCCCATTCGGAGAGAACTCAAGACCACTCGTGCGGTGTTCGGTGATGGGGTTACCGAAGACATCCTCGGGAACCATGCCCGGTTCAATGTGACCTACTTCGTACAACCTGGGGTTCCAACCGGGCAAACCGGGGGCAACGTAATTGAACGCTGCTGTTGGCAGCGCCGCCGAAAGTCCCGCGATATCGAAATCGATGACGTACACGGCCACATGCTTCTCGGGTGGCGGGCTCGTGGCCCAAGCCGAGGTGTAGGCCATGCGCAATTGAGTTCCGTTCTGGTGCATATCCAACTCACCCCGGTCGGACTGATCACCGTCCCTGAAATCCCAGATCGTAACTTGACCGTTCTGTCCTCCTTCGATCTTGTCCAGATCGAGCACCCTTCGGGGACCAGAAGCGGAGAAAAGGACCAAACTGATCGAGTTCCAAGTATCCAAGCCCATCAGATAACGATCGTCATTGGCAAGGTCGATGACCTCCGAGCGCATGTGGTCGATCCCTAGTCCTGTGTACGACAACCCATAATAGAAGAGGTAGCCTGTTGGACCATTACCGTAGATCATATTGCCACCCATGGCCGTGATGGCACCGTTGTCCATCTCGAACGGGCCATTGTAGTAGTCATCCTCGCTCCAGAAGCGCCCCATTATCGGTTTTCCTACGGCCGCATAGTGGGCGCTCCCTCCAAGTTCCAGGTCGTTGGGCAGAGCAAGATCAAGAACGCCTATGGTCATACCACCGTCGGTGCCACCCAAGGCATGGTCGAACACTTGGGGCGAAGCGACATAGAACTTGGAGCAATGCCCAGGAACGGGGATGAAGTGCACCTCGGCGGCCTGCTTCGGTAAACACACTTGGCAGTTCCCATCGTCGAGCACTCCGTCTTCATCATCGGCGAGCAGGTAGCCGTCCTTGTTGTAGAGGTTCCCGTCCACGATGAAGAACAGCAGCTCACCGTTCTCGTCGAACTGCACGTTCTGGTGGTATTGTGCCGTTTGCCCTTGGTACTCGAACGCATCGTTCACGGCTGCATCGGGGCATTGCGGGGCCGCGCTCTGCACGATGCCGTTATTGAGCACGTCGCCGAAATCGAGCACTTGGTTGCCATTGAACCACAGCGGCTGCTGCGCCACCCCTTCAGTATTGAGCGAACTCCACCCGATCGGGGGGGGGGATACAGATGGAAAGCACCAACACGGCTCGGAGAAAGGAACACGTCTTCATGGGCTTGCGGGCGTTAGGTGGACCCGTATCACGAAGGGAAGCATTCAGTCGGAATTCCACAATACCCAATTCAGGGTATTTTTTGGGGAAGTCTATACCGGTCAGGTGGCAACTGCCTCACATCGTTTTCACCCCGTGCAGCTTGCACAACCACCCGAGGTGGCCGGTGTGGCTGCTTTCGTGGCGGATGGCATGCGTGATCACATCGCGTATCTGCGGCCCGAACGGCAAACCCGTGGGGTTGGGGGCGCTCAGCGCCACCTCATCCAGCGTACGCACATGCGCGATCGCTTTGGAGTGCACCGTGTTGAAGACATCGAACACCTCGGCGAACGGTGGACATTCTGACGGCGGCAACCCGGCTCCTCCGAGAGTGAAGTTCTTGGCCCATGAGAACTTGATGAACTCACCGCCTGTGCTGCGCAGCAAAAGGCCGTTCTCCGTGGTGGCAAGGTGGGCGATGAGCCAATAGGCAGAGTTCAGCTCCTTGCCCTCACACACGAAGCGCTTGTGCAGGTCTTTGTCCTTCAACATATTGAAGTAGGACAGCGTGTACTCGCGGGAGCGGTCCATCATGTGAGCGAGGACCTGGGCTTCGGTGGGCATGGGCATGGTTTGTTTGGGGGCATCGGGAATACCCGGTCATAAGAGGTGGTGGAGTGAGAAGGCCCTACCAGAGCCGGACTTCAAGTAGCGCTCAAAGGTGAAGGCTTTGTACTTGTCGTTGAACCGGCAGCACCACATGAGTTCCACCGGAAGCAACTTGGACGTGGCCGGCACCGCACCGGCTTGGTGCCGGGCCATGCGGTCTTTCAGGTCCGAAGTGCAACCTGTGTAGTGCTTGCCGTTCGAGCATTTCAGGATGTAGACACAATGATGTTCTGAAGCCATGGTAACGCTATCAAAAGTGATGGTATCAGCGCCTTCAGGAAGGCGAAGGAACGCTGAGCGAGGATGCGGACAGCGTCCGCCGAAGCACGCCGAGGTGCACGCAAGAGGGAAGTGCGGACCACAGCGGCCCGCCTTCGCACCTTTTCGCTTGAGGCCGAAAAGGCGCTTCGGCGGGCGAAGGCGGAGAGGGAGGGATTCGAACCCCCGGTACCCTTGCGGGCACATCTGTTTTCGAGACAACATTGCTTCAGTCTTCATTTCTCCTGCAATGCCCTCAAACGCTCCAGGAAGCCATATTTATCAACGCTTGCGGTTCACCTCATCAAGTTGCTGTTTCAAGCCTTTTCTTTGACACCTGTTTGACACCGCCATGCAACCCGTCAACTTCTCCATCCAGCTCTTCAAGGGCAAGACCCTTGGGGATGGCACTCACCCCATTATGGCCATGACATCGGTCGCCGGGGAAGTTAAGCGGATCAGCCTGCCCCGCATTCTGGCTGGAGATCCACGCCCTGCGGTCGCCTCGACCCAATGGGACGATGAGGACCGTCGCGTGACTCGTGCGCACAAGGAACGCAAGCGCATCAACGACATTATCCAGCACTTTGAAGTGCGGGGTCGCGAGATCATCGCCCGTATGCTCGCCTTGGGTCAAGCCTTTGACCATGAGCGGTTCAAAAGTGAACTGCTGCTCAGCGACGACCAGCGCCGGGCTCATGAGCAGTCCAGGACAGATGTATTCGCGATGTTCAACACCATCATCAACGAGATGGAGAAGGATGGGCGCGTTGGCACCGCGAGCGCTTATCGCGATGCCATGAATTCCCTCCGGCTGTTTCAGTGCAAAGGGGACAAGGTGAAAGCCCGAACGACCAAGACGCGTATGCCATACTCTGATGTGGCATCGATCGCAGGGGTGAAAGCTTGGGCCACCTTTATGATCGCCAGGGGCAACAACGAGGCCTCGGCGGGTATGCGCCTGCGCCAGTTGCGAGCCGTTCTCTACCGTGCTCGTGCTGAACGCATTATCAGCTTCGATGACATCCCTTTCAAGAACGTGTGGAACCCCGGTGGGCTGAAAGTGTCCAACTACCAAGGTGATCTCGCACCACAGCCATTAGTCGAAGAGGAAACCGCAAAACTCCTCAACGCTCGTCCAGAAGAACCACGTTCAGCTTGGGCGGTGGATGTGTACCGCTTGCTCATTGCCATGTGCGGCCCGAACATGGCAGATCTGGCAGCACTGACCAAGGAGAATGTGCGCGTGGGACGCATCCACTATCGGCGCATGAAGTCGCGGCGCACTCAACAAGAGGCGATCGAGGTGAGCCTGAAGATCACACCGGCGATGGCCGAGATCCTTGAGCGTTACAAGGGAGATGGACATTACCTGTTGCCCATCTTGGGGCCACAGTATCGCACACCAAAGCAGCGCAAGTTTGCCATCCAACAAGCGATCCGGATGATCAATGACCGGCTGGTGAAAGTTGCGCAAGGGCTCGGTATCGAAAGTCACGTCACCACAAAGACTGCTCGGTACACATCTGCCACGATGCTGAAGAACCTAGGGATCGCTCCAGACGTGATCAATGAACTTCAGGGCAGGGCGAATGCAGGGATGTTGAAGCACTATGCACCCGCGCACCGTTACCGTGTGCTTGACGACGCGCAACAGAAACTGTGGGCGTTGGCGACCAACGAGCCTACCGACAAACGGAAGCCTCAACGTGCGCGTGTCTCCCTCCCTGATCAGCCCACCTTCCAGCCGGTCGCCGTCAGCGAAGGATCAGAGGTACTCTAACAATTGCCTACCGACTGTTTCGCACCAAGTGTTTACGGTGTGCTGTTGACTGCGCGCAGGATCAACGCACGACGTGGACGCTACGTCTCGGAGCGATCCGCGTGGTGCGTGTGCGGGTCGTTGCTGACCGATTGACAAGGAAGCGGAGTGCAGCCGAAGGCGGAACGAGCGACTGCGGAAAGAGGTGAGCAACGGCCTTGGGTCTTGCGCGTGGGTTGAGCGAACCTTAGTCCTTGTCCGGTTCAATTGAATCCTTGTCTTTGATCTCACGCTTATCCAATGTCTTCACAGGGTCGTCTTTGTAGCGCAGTCTGTACGCGCGTTCTTGTGATGCATCAAGATCCTTCACGTTGCCCCTTTCTTCTTTTCCCGCAACTGCTTTCTCAGGCTCTGGTGCGTCCTGCTGGTAGCGCGTGCGGTATGCGTGGCGCTGGGATTGATCTAGGGTTTTGCGTTCTCCTTTAGCCAATGGCCGATCCGTAATCCGCTCTCGATACGCCCTTCGGAGAGAGCTGGCATGAGCCTGCGAGGCATCAACGTCCTTTTCTGCTTCGTGCTTCTGGTCGCCGTAGAGCATGTTGTCAACGGCGAGATTGGATCGCTCACGCAAATCCGGAGGGGCACCTGCGAGCTCGCGTTCCACGTTCTTCAACATCGCCTCTTTTACCTCGGCAATCTGCTTCTCCAGTTCCAGTTTGCGCTCACCCCGTGTGTGCGTTGCGACCGACCCGCCTGATGGCTTCAGTTCTGGCCCCTTGTCGGCTGGCAGGTTGTTGAGTTGCCATTCCAGGACAGTGATCCTGTCTCGTGCATCGGCCAGATGCTGGTTTACAGCCACCTCCTGAGGCGAAAGGCTCATTGCTCTTTTGTGCTTGATCCGGGGATGAAGTTATGCTATCCTGATAACCACTTTCACCATTCCGCACCTCCGAGGTAGCCAAGCATGACCTACAGCATGGAAGACGATCTCGAAGACCGCCGCATTCTCGATGCGCACTACAAAGGGGACACCACACGCGAAGAGGCCGAGAACGAGTATGGTCTGGCCATCGCTCTTGGCTGGTCGGATATCGTGACCTGTGTTGGGGTCTATCCACAGCACGAGCAACGCGCCAAGGATGCGATTGCCCAGATGCTGGGTTACCTGCCACATCCGAACATCATCATCCCGCATGAGGTGTTCGTCCGCACGTTGATCGAGCAGCACGCTGTCGGCATGATCTCCGACAAGGACTATCAGCGCGAACTTGTGACACACATCACCCATATCCGCAACGACGACATGAACAAGTTAGGCTGGATCGGGAAGCGGAACCTTACGACGGAAGAATACCGCCGCTACAGCAACACGCTCACTGACTACAAGAACCGCGTAACGGACAAGGTTGCCGCGTTCTTCGGCGAGGTGCCCGAATTGGTCTATTCCCTGCAAGCGGAGATGATGGTCAGGCAGGCCATGTACATGCACCCGTGGGCTAACATCCCCGAGGTAACACCCTTTGACTACCGGGCCTTCACCATTATCGCCTACCGCAAATCCTATCTCGACCACGGCGCACCAGCCGCCAATCAATCACCACTCATGGGAAGGAGATCCTCATAGAATTTACCTGTCTAATGCAGCGGTGGCTAAATGAGCGCGGTCACATCAGGGCGTTCTTCTCAACTGTAGATCGTGGGCTCTGCCCTGCAATGTCGCCCAAATCCCCTTGAGTGCAGCATATGAAGCAGCGTCCCCGGTGGGAATACCTGCATCCTTTGCAACCGCAAGACACTCGGACAATGGACAGGGCGCATAGAAGCGTAAGTCATTCGCAATCTCGTCATTATTCAGGGCAGCTTCTCGAATTAATCTCTGCAGATCAACAAAATGAGGTATCATACGTCGATTGGATATACCACGAGCTACTCTTTGCCCGAACATGTCAAGTCCATTCACAAGATAGATCAAATTCGCACTCTTGATTTCTAGCTGTGCGACTGGAGATGCATCATCATCATTCGTGTAATTCTCAAAAAGTCTTTCTCGCTGCAATCCCGAAAACAAATCGTATGGAATCATATACCACATCTCCTATACTCTATCGGCATAAACTAGTCGTTCCCATAGATTGTACCATATTCCAGTGATTTGTCAATGCTTATTCTGAGGCTTGGCACCAACAGCGGTTAACTTCTCCTTGCTGTAAATCGATTCAAACCCGGAAACAACCTTGTCAAGCCGGACTTCCAAGCTCTTCCAAGATATCTCCAAGAACTCGTAGCGTACGCCGTCTTTAGGATCGACAGCCCATCCAGTTCTTTGGAACCCACACCTCTTCATCAGCGTGTCACCCTCAGCTGACCCTCCAATAGCACAGATCACTAAATTCTCTTTGAGATCAGCAAGGCTGGCAACCATCATCTTGAAAGCTGACGCTAACTTCGGCAGTACATCTTGGACGGTGCATGCCAAGCCTTCGATATAAATCCAGTTCACGGAGCTCTTCTCCTCCAATGAATAAATGTCATCTGCTGTAATCCTGTTCTCATATATTTCTCCATTCTTCAATGCATTATAAAAATTTCTTTTGAGCGGAAGCAAATTGATGTTTGCCCATAGGTCTTCGTCATCCCTGTAGATATAGAATACGCACGGATTCTTGTCATGCCAAGGCTTCTTGACATCGAATCCATTTATTGGGCATGGATAGACACGCCTTGCCAACAGTTCAATCTCCGCAATCTCTGACGCGCTTGCCGTCCTGATAACGTTGCCGCGTGTCTCGTCGTGAAACATGATCTCATGCTTGTTTGGAAGATCCAGCCGCTTCCTGAAAAAATGTAGCTTGTACAGCTTCCTGTTCGCTTGACTCAGCACTTCCTGGTATTCACTGTCAGTCAGCTTGATTTTGCCCTCATATTTTCGGGCTGCAACGATAGCAATTGAATCAGCTCCATATTTCTTCGCAAAGTCGTCCCAAGATTCCTGGTTATCAATCACCGTCACCTCCTTGACCATGTGGTCGAGCATCGCCCTAGAGAACGCGAAGCCCTTGGGTTGCAGCAGGTACTTATGTATCCTTTCTGCCAGACTTCCTGCGTACGGGTCATGATCCTTTGCTCCAACCCGATAGACAGTGTCCTTGTGCTTTCCCGACTTGTGGCGAGTATAGATGGCCGCTGCAATCTTGTTTCGAGTCGGCTCATGCCCCATCCCGAAGAACTCGTAGTCCAGCATCCTCTTTAGGAGCAGGAACAGATAGGGATTGACCCATTCCTTCTTCATACGTCCAAAAGTAGGTCGTCTATGGTGTGCCGACGGCGCAATCAGGCTCGCCTGCTCAAGTGTCCAAAAGTTTGGACATGCCCACCCATCTACGTTTGCCTCGTCACGAATTCAAACAACCCAAATCACATGAGCCTCAACAGCAACGACCGCAAGCAGATCGTCAAGGACGCGATCAGCGATGGATACCGCAAGAGCACGGACGGTACCAAACTGATCGACGACAAAGGTGGACGGATCAAGTTCGCCGAGTCGGGTGGCAGCGTCAACGTGAACGGTACCACGTACAATACCCCGAGTGGTGCGCGGAACAGCACCAAAAGGTAAAGATCCCCGACCACGACGATGAAAGAGGGGCATCACGCCCCTCTTTTATTTCTGAACCTCACTCCAACGAGCGGACAACCCCATGAACCCAACGCACGCACTTGCCGGAAGTCAGCACGAGCTAGGTTGGAACCTTGATAGTCCACTGCTTCAGATACCGGAAGAAGGCGGAAAGCCCTTCGCGTGGACGATACGCAACGCTGTTGAAGGCGTGCAGGTATTCGGAGGCATCGGTTCAGGCAAGACCTCCGGTTCCGGACGCGTGCTGGCGCTCAAGTACCTCGCCAATGGCTTCGGTGGTCTTGTGCTGACAGCGAAGACCGATGAGAAAGCGCATTGGCAGGAGATGTGTCGGCTTACGGGTAGAACAGATGACCTGATCATCGTCGAGCCCGGTCAGTTGAACCGTTTCAACATGCTGGAGTACATCTCAACGGACAGAGACAGTTCGCTCGCGCAGAACATAGTGCAGGTGCTCCACACGGTGATAAGTGCGAGTCAAGAGAAGTCCAGCGGCAAACAAGAAGATGCTTTCTGGGAGACGGCGCTCGATATGGTGATGTTCAACATCGTCGATCTGTGCCTGCTCGCCTACGGCAAGGTGACGCTTCAACTGCTGCATGATGTGGCGCAGGCCATGCCCCAGAATCCCGATGGGCAACCGACACCATCTCGTACCGACAAGAAAGACTACAGCGCCTATGACCGCGCCTTTATCACGGCGCAACAAAAGGTAGACCGGCTTGTGGAAGAGTTTCGCAAGCGTTTCCCAGCAGCCGATCTGCAACACCTGACCGACGGTGAGCTTACGCAACAGGAGGATGAGGCAATCCCTGAGCTGCGCCGTATGCAGCAGCTCGACAACTTCTTCTTTGAGGTGCTGAACAAGCTCAGCAGCAAGACACGATCCATCATTGACTTCTCGCTCCTGGGCTTTCTCTACGGGTTGCTGCAAGACCCTTGCAACACCTTGCTGTTCCGTCACGCCTCGACCTTCACCCCGGAAGATTGCTATACCAAGGGCAAGATCGTCGTGATCAATCTGCCGGTCAAGAAATACCACGCCGTTGGACGCGACTGCCAGATCATGTTCAAGTACATCTGGCAACGGGCGATGGAGATCAGGGACACGCACCACAATGGTCGCCCGGTGTTTCTCTGGGCAGATGAGGCGCAACACTTCCTGCACGCGCATGACGCCGAGTATCAGGCCACAGCGCGCAGCAGCCGCATTGCCACGGTCTATATCTCACAGAACCTGCCCAACTATTACGCGAATATGAGCGGTGAGCGCAGCGCACACCGCGTCAAGAGCTTCATCGGCACACTTGGCACCAAAATCTTCCACGCCAATGCCGACATAGAGACCAACACCTATGCCGCCGATCTGATAGGCGAAGCCTATACCGAAGAGACTCAGTCGGCCAAGTCCGTTGCAGGCGGATTCAGCGCATCGGAAACCACCTCCTGGGTCTTGCGCAAGATGGTGCGCCCCGAAGAGTTTGTCGGACTCAAGACCGGCGGCCCGGATAACGATTACAAGGTGGTGGGCTATATGCATGTCCAGGGCAAGCGCTTCGCAAGCGGATTCAATCACAAGGCCGTCACCTTCTCACAACACTACGTAGCCCTCAACCAAGCGACCCGTTAATCAAAACAAAAACCCCAACACCTCGAACTCCGATGAAAAAGAACCTCTACTACCGTGCGACGATGAGCCGTCGCAACGTTATCAAGGAAGCCATCTTCAACTTCTTCCTTGGCATCTGCTCGTACCCGCGCCTCGTCTTGGAAGTGTTCCTGCGCCGGAACATGGGCGAGCGCTATTTCACACTCGCCTCGGCCATCACCGTCGGGCTCATCTTGGTGCTCTTGCCGTTTGCCGAATACGCCTTCCGCCGCTCCTTCGGTTACGTGCTGGGGCACAATTGGGTCTGGTACGCTTTCGTTGCGGCCTATGGCTACTTCTCCTATCGCCGGTACTTGGAGGTGAAACACGAGCCGTCAGTCTTCGACTTTGCTCGCTACAGCCTGAGCGACGGCATCCTGTTGCCCCAGTTCCGCAACTCCGGCTTCAGCATTCGCGTCCAAGAAATCTGGATGGAGCCGTTGGCGGCCTTCATCCTGGGTATAGTTCTGCTACCCCTTGGTCAGTCCATGCTAGGATCGCTGTTCATCGTCTGCGCCGTCGTCTACTCGGTGAGTAAAGCCGGTGCCTATTACAAGGGTGATAACTTCATCATGGACAAGATCGACGAGATGATCTGCAACGAGGATCTGAAGCGTGCACTCATCGACAACGAAGAGTCCAATCGTGGCATCCGCTTCCGTAGCAAGTTCCCCAGCAAGCAAGAGCTGCGCGTCCAACTTTCGGACGCCGTTGTGGAAGAAGAGGAGTACGCTCCGGAGGTCGTTTAGGGTCGTTAGCACCGCTAAGGGAAGATGTCTGATGCATTTTCTTCTACTGGCTTTAACCGCATTCCGTTCGAGACACTGCCATAGTCGACACCTGCAAAGGCTTTAACCAAGGGCGATCTTTTCCCGCCATCCCCTCCCATTGCGCTATACCACTTCCAATGATCCGTATGGTGCAAAGTGTGTCGGCTGCGCATGCCAAGTCCTACTACTCCGACGCGCTGCTCAAGTCCGACTATTATCTCGAAGACCAAGAGCTTGGAGGTAACTTCCAAGGGCGGCTTGCTGCACGCTTGGGATTGGCTGGCCGTGCGACCAAGGATGACTTCTTTGCCTTATGTGAGAACCGGCATCCGCTAACGGGCAAACCACTCACCCCAAGGACGAAGAGCAATCGCACGACCGGCTACGATATCAACTTCCATGTGCCCAAGTCGGTCTCGCTGGTGCATGTCCTGTCCAAGGACGACCACATCCTGGAAGCCTTCCGAGGGAGCGTTGCGGAGACGATGGCCGACATAGAAGCCGACAGCAAGTCACGCGTGCGGAAGGACAAAGTCTACACCGACCGCCCAACCGGCGAGTTGATCTGGATGGACTTCATCCATCAGACGGCGCGACCAGTCGAAGGCCATCATCCTGACCCGCACCTACACGCGCATTGCTATGTGTTCAACGCCACCTTCGATAAGGAGGAGGGGCGCATCAAGGCGGGACAGTTCCGCGACATCAAGCGCGACATGCCGTACTACCAGGCGCTCTTTCACAAACGACTCTCCGACAAGCTCATCGAGTTGGGCTATGACGTGCGCCGCACCAAGAAATCGTTTGAGATCGAAGGTGTGCCGCAACGGGCCTTGGAACATTTTTCCAAGCGCACGGACGAGATCGGCAGGATCGCCCACGAGAAGGGGATCACGGATGCGAAAGCGCTTGATGGACTCGGGGCACGTACCCGCTCCAAAAAGCAAAAGGGCCTGAGCATGACGGAACTGAAGGCGAACTGGCGGGAGCAGATTGCAAACTTGGGAATGTCCACGTCAGAGGGTGGCAAGTCCATCCGCTTTGCGGGGGCCAAAGAAGAGAAAGAGGGGATCGCGCAGCGGAGCTTCGATCATTCCTTGCGTCACCACTTTGACAAGGCATCGGTGATGCCCGCACGACGACTGCTGGCCACCGTCTACACGCAATGCATCGGCCATGCAAAGGCGACCATCCAACAAGCGAACGACCTGTTCGATAAGAGTCCTTCCTTGTTGCGGGTTGAGGAGAACGGTCAGGTGCTTTGCACCACCAAGGTCGTCCTCTCCGAAGAGAAGCGCATGGTGGCTTTGGCACGGACAGGGATCGGCAAGTTGACGCCGCTTTACGCTGAAGCACCGAAGATGAAACTTGACGGTGCGCAACGCAAGGCTGTTGAGCACGTCCTGACAACCTCTGATCGCGTGTCCATCATCCGAGGCGCGGCTGGAACTGGTAAGACCACGCTGATGCGTGAAGCAGTGGCTTGGATGGAAAAGGCCGGTAAGCGCGTCACGGTCGTGGCACCAACATCCATCGCCTCGCGCGATGTGTTGCGCAGTGAAGGATTCTCCAAGGCGGATACGGTCGCCTCCCTGTTGCTGAACAAAGAGCTACAGCACGGATTGAAGGACGGCGTGCTGTGGGTGGATGAAGCGGGTATGCTAGGGACAAAGGATATGACCGCGCTGTTGGAACTGGCCACGAAGAAAAATGCACGTGTGATCTTGGGCGGCGACACGCGACAACATTCCAGCGTACAGCGAGGGGATGCGTTGCGCATCCTCAACACGGTCGGCAAGATCAGAACCGCCGAAGTGTCCAAAATCTACCGGCAGAAGAACGTCGATCACCGGGAAGCCGTGAGCATGCTCGCTGCTGGTAACGTCAAAGAGGCGTTCGACAAGCTCGATCGCATGGGTGCCATCGTGGATGTCGATCGGCAAAAGCCCAACGACAAGTTGGTGGATGACTACCTCGACGCGCTGAAACGAAAGAAGTCGGTAC
Protein-coding sequences here:
- a CDS encoding type IV secretory system conjugative DNA transfer family protein produces the protein MNPTHALAGSQHELGWNLDSPLLQIPEEGGKPFAWTIRNAVEGVQVFGGIGSGKTSGSGRVLALKYLANGFGGLVLTAKTDEKAHWQEMCRLTGRTDDLIIVEPGQLNRFNMLEYISTDRDSSLAQNIVQVLHTVISASQEKSSGKQEDAFWETALDMVMFNIVDLCLLAYGKVTLQLLHDVAQAMPQNPDGQPTPSRTDKKDYSAYDRAFITAQQKVDRLVEEFRKRFPAADLQHLTDGELTQQEDEAIPELRRMQQLDNFFFEVLNKLSSKTRSIIDFSLLGFLYGLLQDPCNTLLFRHASTFTPEDCYTKGKIVVINLPVKKYHAVGRDCQIMFKYIWQRAMEIRDTHHNGRPVFLWADEAQHFLHAHDAEYQATARSSRIATVYISQNLPNYYANMSGERSAHRVKSFIGTLGTKIFHANADIETNTYAADLIGEAYTEETQSAKSVAGGFSASETTSWVLRKMVRPEEFVGLKTGGPDNDYKVVGYMHVQGKRFASGFNHKAVTFSQHYVALNQATR
- a CDS encoding DinB family protein, encoding MPTEAQVLAHMMDRSREYTLSYFNMLKDKDLHKRFVCEGKELNSAYWLIAHLATTENGLLLRSTGGEFIKFSWAKNFTLGGAGLPPSECPPFAEVFDVFNTVHSKAIAHVRTLDEVALSAPNPTGLPFGPQIRDVITHAIRHESSHTGHLGWLCKLHGVKTM
- a CDS encoding GIY-YIG nuclease family protein, encoding MASEHHCVYILKCSNGKHYTGCTSDLKDRMARHQAGAVPATSKLLPVELMWCCRFNDKYKAFTFERYLKSGSGRAFSLHHLL
- a CDS encoding site-specific integrase, which produces MQPVNFSIQLFKGKTLGDGTHPIMAMTSVAGEVKRISLPRILAGDPRPAVASTQWDDEDRRVTRAHKERKRINDIIQHFEVRGREIIARMLALGQAFDHERFKSELLLSDDQRRAHEQSRTDVFAMFNTIINEMEKDGRVGTASAYRDAMNSLRLFQCKGDKVKARTTKTRMPYSDVASIAGVKAWATFMIARGNNEASAGMRLRQLRAVLYRARAERIISFDDIPFKNVWNPGGLKVSNYQGDLAPQPLVEEETAKLLNARPEEPRSAWAVDVYRLLIAMCGPNMADLAALTKENVRVGRIHYRRMKSRRTQQEAIEVSLKITPAMAEILERYKGDGHYLLPILGPQYRTPKQRKFAIQQAIRMINDRLVKVAQGLGIESHVTTKTARYTSATMLKNLGIAPDVINELQGRANAGMLKHYAPAHRYRVLDDAQQKLWALATNEPTDKRKPQRARVSLPDQPTFQPVAVSEGSEVL